In Wolinella succinogenes DSM 1740, a single genomic region encodes these proteins:
- a CDS encoding thioredoxin family protein: MRGMLRGIGSVLLVGLLLGCGNQKEAIPISSPYAKAMALRGQGQSLMLEVGASSCYACIEMKQLIDKLHQENPSHQIFVINLNEEREVAKILKIQVIPTQIVYDASGEEVWRHVGGLGELELRELVQKYGI; the protein is encoded by the coding sequence ATGAGGGGGATGCTAAGAGGAATAGGGAGTGTGCTTTTGGTAGGGCTTTTGCTAGGATGTGGGAATCAAAAAGAGGCGATTCCCATATCCTCGCCCTATGCTAAAGCGATGGCCTTAAGGGGGCAGGGGCAAAGCTTGATGCTTGAAGTAGGGGCAAGCTCCTGCTATGCCTGTATCGAGATGAAGCAGCTGATCGATAAGCTCCACCAAGAGAATCCCAGCCATCAAATTTTTGTGATTAATCTCAATGAAGAGCGTGAAGTAGCCAAGATTCTTAAGATTCAAGTGATTCCGACTCAAATCGTCTATGACGCTTCAGGGGAAGAAGTTTGGCGTCATGTGGGAGGATTGGGCGAATTGGAGTTGCGTGAGTTGGTGCAAAAGTATGGAATCTAA
- a CDS encoding rhodanese-like domain-containing protein, which yields MRGWKSLFGVVVMTLGLQAQTLELGSYLERFDYKEREEMKIKLAEALALYEAGEAEILDIRFQEEWEVWRLGFGKHIPLPELPGRLGELDKKRLIITICPHYDRALMARLYLVTQGFKARYLSDGMLGMVGYLRGANAKEFLEEIKR from the coding sequence ATGAGGGGATGGAAGAGTCTCTTTGGTGTGGTTGTGATGACTCTTGGTTTACAGGCGCAGACGCTGGAGCTTGGCTCTTATTTAGAGCGCTTTGATTACAAAGAGCGTGAAGAGATGAAGATTAAGTTAGCGGAGGCGCTTGCTCTTTATGAAGCGGGAGAGGCGGAGATTTTGGATATTCGTTTTCAGGAAGAGTGGGAGGTTTGGCGCTTGGGATTTGGTAAACACATCCCCCTTCCTGAGCTCCCTGGGCGCTTGGGAGAGCTGGATAAAAAACGACTGATTATTACGATTTGTCCCCACTATGATCGAGCTCTTATGGCGCGCCTCTATTTGGTGACTCAGGGGTTTAAGGCGCGATATTTAAGCGACGGAATGTTAGGGATGGTGGGCTATCTTCGAGGAGCTAATGCCAAAGAGTTTTTGGAAGAGATCAAGAGATGA
- a CDS encoding arsenate reductase ArsC, protein MSHAHKTKVLFVCIHNSARSQMAEAFLRALGGEEFEAESAGFEPGILNPLAVSTMQEVGIDISHHTPQSVFELFKQGKRYNYVITVCDESSAERCPLFPGAVERIHWSFKDPSSLTGSEEEKRSVVALIREEIKSAVAGFIATHRARS, encoded by the coding sequence ATGAGCCATGCTCACAAGACTAAAGTCCTCTTTGTCTGTATTCATAATAGTGCCCGTAGCCAGATGGCTGAAGCCTTTTTGCGCGCCCTAGGGGGAGAGGAGTTTGAGGCGGAGAGCGCAGGCTTTGAGCCGGGGATTCTTAACCCTCTAGCGGTGAGCACGATGCAAGAGGTTGGGATTGATATTAGCCATCATACCCCCCAGAGTGTTTTTGAGCTTTTCAAGCAGGGCAAACGCTACAACTATGTGATCACGGTGTGTGATGAGAGCAGTGCGGAGCGATGCCCTCTCTTTCCGGGAGCGGTAGAGAGAATCCATTGGAGTTTCAAAGATCCCTCCTCGCTCACAGGAAGCGAAGAAGAGAAAAGGAGTGTAGTCGCCCTCATTCGAGAGGAGATTAAGAGTGCTGTAGCTGGATTTATCGCGACTCATCGCGCTAGGTCGTGA
- a CDS encoding methyl-accepting chemotaxis protein: MLKSLKFKLLFPYFIVGLINFVVFASIYWMIFFKIYDQIGIKNTLHDIKVSVYQVASEIKTGILMNEESYFIQASLTSLAIFDGIDRMSYKEREVSALLHEEYTKYYASLVSISSLFLEQRKEEANQRLSQINASQAKIDGKLAHIETLINQSMENTQSSIQAFMTLASLLFTLLFAGIIGMVFKITADLAKTTDSLEGLASGEGDLTLQIPVRGDDELAKATRSINKFIHKAHEIISDSKQVSVQNLTVIGEVVRRNAKVSVAIENENRSLEQMINDAKEIKAISSATKEESVHTLTQHQETENQLEEVKNRIDSMNETIQTRAKEQLDLAQSLSDLAKQADNAKEILRIIGDIADQTNLLALNAAIEAARAGEHGRGFAVVADEVRKLAERTQSSLSDISVTLNTINQGVKDSSATMDKNAQSITALISIAASIQQTIQETESLMSHTIESSKMAAQNSERVDAGTDQILKEVASIKNLVDHNLKELQSVCGEITSLREKSTALNAKLNQFTT; encoded by the coding sequence ATGCTTAAAAGTCTTAAATTTAAGCTACTTTTTCCCTATTTTATTGTCGGACTGATCAATTTTGTCGTTTTTGCCTCCATCTACTGGATGATCTTCTTTAAGATTTATGATCAAATTGGAATCAAAAACACCCTCCATGACATAAAAGTTTCCGTTTATCAAGTCGCCTCCGAGATCAAAACGGGAATCTTGATGAATGAAGAATCCTATTTTATTCAAGCCTCTCTCACTTCGCTGGCCATCTTTGATGGAATCGATCGTATGAGCTATAAAGAGAGGGAGGTAAGCGCTCTCCTCCACGAGGAGTACACTAAATACTATGCCTCTTTGGTCTCCATTAGCTCACTCTTTTTAGAGCAACGCAAAGAGGAGGCCAACCAGCGCCTCTCTCAGATCAACGCCTCCCAAGCCAAGATCGATGGCAAACTAGCCCATATCGAAACCCTTATTAATCAAAGCATGGAGAACACCCAAAGTTCAATACAAGCTTTCATGACTCTAGCTTCCCTGCTTTTCACGCTCCTTTTTGCGGGAATCATTGGGATGGTCTTTAAGATCACCGCCGACTTGGCCAAAACGACCGATTCTCTAGAGGGATTAGCCAGTGGAGAGGGAGATTTGACCCTTCAAATACCCGTTCGAGGGGATGATGAACTAGCCAAGGCTACTCGCTCCATCAATAAATTCATCCACAAAGCCCATGAAATTATCTCCGATTCTAAACAGGTCTCAGTGCAAAATCTCACAGTCATTGGCGAGGTGGTGCGGCGCAATGCCAAGGTCTCTGTTGCCATCGAAAATGAGAATCGAAGCCTAGAGCAAATGATCAATGATGCCAAAGAGATCAAAGCCATCTCTTCGGCCACCAAAGAAGAATCAGTCCACACCTTAACTCAACACCAAGAGACGGAAAATCAGCTTGAAGAGGTAAAAAATCGAATTGATTCGATGAATGAAACCATCCAAACCCGAGCCAAAGAACAGCTCGACCTTGCTCAATCGCTTAGTGATCTTGCCAAGCAAGCCGATAATGCCAAAGAGATTTTGCGCATCATCGGAGATATCGCCGATCAAACCAACCTTCTAGCGCTCAATGCCGCCATAGAAGCCGCAAGAGCGGGGGAGCATGGAAGAGGATTTGCCGTGGTGGCGGATGAGGTGAGAAAGCTAGCCGAGAGAACCCAAAGTAGTCTCTCCGATATTTCAGTAACCCTCAACACCATCAACCAAGGCGTTAAAGATTCCAGCGCTACGATGGATAAGAACGCCCAAAGCATCACTGCACTCATTTCCATCGCCGCTTCGATTCAGCAGACCATCCAAGAGACCGAATCCCTCATGTCCCACACAATAGAGAGCTCGAAGATGGCCGCGCAAAACTCGGAACGAGTGGACGCAGGAACAGATCAGATTCTCAAAGAGGTGGCGAGCATCAAAAACCTCGTGGACCACAATCTCAAAGAGCTTCAATCTGTCTGTGGAGAAATCACAAGCCTTCGTGAAAAATCGACCGCGCTTAACGCTAAGCTCAATCAGTTCACGACCTAG
- a CDS encoding phosphate ABC transporter substrate-binding protein, with product MKKSPIWLIPYLIPLFLGAASLKITGASTIQPIIEKSASEYAKNHSVAFNISAGGSGKGMKDSIEHLNDIGMASRSLSAKEEQSLIKVTIGFDALAIIVNQHNPLTALTQKQVADIYSGKIREWRELGWSEGGKIMLINKEIGRSTLELFEGYSKLTHPNRPNAKLENSIAKERFDIGSNLESITLTAGMKSAIGYVSSGTADLSIKAGSPIKILSLDGIVPTKESIQSEKYPIVRGLNLAYHKNAENPEIAPFIDFILSQEGQKIVQSFGFLPITKDK from the coding sequence ATGAAAAAGAGTCCTATTTGGCTTATTCCCTATTTAATACCCCTTTTTTTGGGAGCAGCCTCCCTTAAAATCACAGGGGCAAGCACGATTCAGCCTATTATCGAAAAATCCGCCTCAGAATACGCCAAAAATCACTCTGTCGCCTTCAACATTAGCGCCGGCGGAAGCGGAAAAGGAATGAAAGATTCGATTGAACACCTCAACGACATTGGCATGGCTTCTCGTAGCCTCAGCGCTAAAGAGGAGCAGTCACTCATCAAGGTGACCATTGGCTTTGACGCTCTGGCCATCATCGTCAATCAACACAACCCCCTGACCGCCCTCACCCAAAAGCAGGTCGCCGATATCTATAGCGGCAAGATCAGGGAGTGGCGAGAGCTTGGATGGAGCGAAGGGGGGAAGATCATGCTGATAAACAAAGAGATTGGACGAAGTACTCTAGAGCTCTTTGAGGGCTACTCTAAGCTCACCCACCCCAATCGCCCCAATGCCAAACTCGAAAACTCCATCGCTAAAGAGCGCTTTGATATTGGCTCCAATCTCGAATCCATCACACTCACCGCAGGCATGAAGTCCGCCATTGGCTATGTCTCCTCAGGCACAGCCGATCTCTCCATTAAGGCGGGCTCCCCTATTAAGATTCTCTCTCTAGATGGAATCGTTCCCACCAAAGAGAGCATTCAAAGCGAGAAATATCCTATTGTTCGAGGTCTCAATCTTGCCTATCATAAAAATGCCGAAAACCCAGAAATCGCCCCTTTTATTGATTTCATCCTCAGCCAAGAAGGGCAAAAGATCGTCCAATCTTTTGGATTTTTGCCCATTACAAAGGATAAATGA
- the nrfD gene encoding NrfD/PsrC family molybdoenzyme membrane anchor subunit, with product MDGHVLWDYRVAIDLFLGGVGVAAFILSALLFFLDKEANKPVYKGGFVLAPLFVSLGLIFLLLEIGRPFNAVRTLININPASIMSLGVFLQAIFVAIAFYVAYLMVKCDESCSCQGESCEGPKFLILAGGFLALLTGLYHGMLLYGTGREAWNGALPLLFLASSIASGFALTYLVATLRGGGEAPLWVLSAISVALVGVLSAAFGWVYGLGALGVESKASLDYLHAHYGIHFYLVALVIGSLVPLVLFVKSILSKEGLAKNIALASTIMILVGSFVLKYVVVYVGQIEYLASH from the coding sequence ATGGACGGTCATGTTTTGTGGGATTATCGGGTTGCTATCGACCTATTTTTAGGAGGTGTTGGAGTAGCAGCATTTATTTTGTCAGCGCTCCTCTTTTTCTTGGATAAAGAGGCTAACAAGCCTGTGTATAAGGGAGGGTTTGTTCTTGCACCTCTGTTTGTCTCGCTGGGATTGATATTCTTGTTGCTTGAGATTGGACGCCCCTTTAATGCGGTGCGAACCCTCATCAATATCAATCCTGCTTCGATTATGTCTTTGGGGGTCTTTTTGCAAGCCATTTTTGTAGCGATTGCCTTTTATGTTGCCTACCTCATGGTGAAATGCGATGAGAGCTGTTCCTGTCAGGGAGAATCGTGCGAAGGGCCTAAATTCTTGATTCTTGCGGGAGGGTTTTTGGCGCTTCTTACAGGACTCTATCATGGAATGCTTCTTTATGGAACAGGTAGAGAGGCGTGGAATGGGGCCCTTCCTCTGCTCTTTTTGGCAAGCTCCATCGCTTCAGGTTTTGCGCTCACCTATCTCGTGGCGACTCTAAGGGGTGGCGGAGAGGCTCCTCTGTGGGTTTTATCTGCGATTTCCGTGGCACTTGTGGGGGTTTTATCTGCGGCGTTTGGATGGGTCTATGGACTTGGAGCCCTAGGGGTTGAATCAAAGGCCTCACTAGACTATCTCCACGCTCATTATGGAATCCACTTCTATCTGGTTGCTCTTGTGATCGGATCTCTTGTACCTTTGGTTCTCTTTGTCAAGTCGATTCTTTCCAAAGAGGGGTTGGCGAAAAATATTGCGTTAGCGAGCACTATTATGATTTTGGTGGGCTCTTTTGTGCTTAAGTATGTCGTGGTTTATGTCGGTCAGATCGAATATCTGGCAAGTCACTAA
- a CDS encoding molybdopterin-dependent oxidoreductase: protein MEINRRDFLKATALTAGAVGIAQIPEIEANTQVSGEVGKWVASTCQGCTSWCSIQGYVVDGRLVKVRGNPNAKGNHGKICPRPHLAIQQVYDPDRVKTPLKRTNPKKGKGIDPQFVPISWDEAIDTIADKIMALIKSGESHKFALFRGRYTHMNEILYNTFPKLIGSPNNISHSSICAEAEKFGRYYTEALWDYADFDLDNTRYVLGWGADPLASNRQVPHFINIWGKVRDQARIAIIDPRLSATAAKADHWLPIIPGEDSALAVAMAHVILAGGAWNKGYVGDFVDGHNYFKPGELVPESIEVEGKIIPVEFKEKHTYGVVKWWNLELFDKTPEWAEPITGIPAKQIRQVALEFAAAGSRAISWVSPGACMQIRGSYASMAAHALNGLVGSCDSVGGILQGTSVPSGKTPDIKPYLSEEIASALKQKKIDQRGTPKFPALNKKTGGGVVTANVANAILDEKPYDLKMAIGYWNNFVFSINGTHLWEKAMEKLPFYAHITTHMAEMTMYADIVLPAKMHMFERYGFSKNKQNLHGYLSIHQPMVKPLGEAKTDETEIVFMIAQALAKKGHDAPLRYYQENFKDPETGKIPSTPEEFDLFSVKYFTQPIWDGSSNDKGDSINSWKELLEKGVWSTKRYSIGKKIDNFKTETKKFEFYSETLKKVLEEHVEKNKLSSIDEAIEASNNTARGERVFVPHYEPSVRYGDPKIYPLIFAEHRSRLNREGRSQNAPWYYEHKDVDPGDEIEKDVAKINPETAKQFGIKTGDRIRIVGTQASIETEVKLWEGIRPGIVVKCYGQGHWAYGSVASEKFGSKPRGTNNNDIHIHEYDRLSGSTARHGGTARVKIEKI, encoded by the coding sequence ATGGAGATCAATAGAAGAGACTTTTTAAAGGCAACAGCACTCACTGCTGGAGCCGTGGGAATTGCTCAGATTCCAGAGATTGAGGCAAACACGCAGGTTTCAGGCGAAGTGGGGAAATGGGTCGCTAGCACCTGTCAAGGATGCACTAGTTGGTGCTCTATTCAGGGCTATGTTGTGGATGGGAGGCTGGTTAAGGTTCGAGGGAATCCTAATGCCAAAGGCAATCATGGAAAGATTTGCCCCCGACCCCATTTGGCGATCCAACAGGTCTATGACCCTGATAGAGTGAAGACGCCACTTAAGAGAACCAATCCTAAAAAAGGAAAAGGAATCGACCCTCAGTTTGTCCCCATTAGCTGGGATGAGGCAATCGATACCATTGCAGATAAGATTATGGCGTTGATTAAATCAGGAGAATCTCACAAGTTTGCCCTTTTTAGGGGCCGATACACGCATATGAATGAGATTCTCTATAACACCTTTCCTAAGCTTATCGGAAGCCCCAATAATATTTCCCATAGTTCCATCTGCGCTGAAGCGGAGAAGTTTGGACGGTACTATACAGAGGCGCTTTGGGATTATGCAGACTTTGACCTTGATAACACTCGTTATGTTCTTGGGTGGGGGGCGGATCCTCTGGCATCAAATCGTCAAGTTCCCCATTTTATTAATATTTGGGGCAAGGTGAGGGATCAGGCAAGAATCGCCATCATTGATCCAAGGCTCTCAGCCACGGCGGCTAAGGCAGACCACTGGTTGCCCATTATTCCCGGCGAAGATAGCGCATTGGCAGTGGCGATGGCCCATGTGATTCTTGCAGGCGGTGCGTGGAATAAGGGTTATGTGGGTGATTTTGTAGATGGTCACAACTACTTCAAGCCAGGTGAGTTAGTGCCTGAGAGCATCGAAGTGGAAGGAAAGATCATTCCTGTAGAATTTAAAGAGAAGCACACCTATGGAGTGGTCAAGTGGTGGAATCTTGAGCTCTTTGATAAGACACCCGAATGGGCTGAACCTATCACGGGGATTCCCGCTAAGCAGATTCGACAGGTGGCCTTGGAGTTTGCTGCGGCGGGAAGCAGAGCTATCTCTTGGGTTAGCCCTGGAGCTTGTATGCAGATTCGCGGAAGCTATGCTTCAATGGCGGCTCATGCGCTCAATGGTTTGGTAGGCTCTTGCGATAGCGTGGGCGGAATCTTGCAAGGAACTTCGGTGCCAAGCGGCAAGACCCCTGATATCAAACCCTATCTCTCTGAAGAGATCGCTAGCGCACTCAAGCAAAAAAAGATCGATCAGCGAGGAACCCCTAAATTCCCAGCGCTCAATAAAAAGACAGGGGGTGGGGTCGTTACCGCTAACGTAGCTAACGCCATCTTGGATGAGAAACCTTATGATTTAAAGATGGCGATTGGCTATTGGAATAACTTTGTCTTCTCGATTAATGGCACTCACTTGTGGGAAAAAGCGATGGAGAAACTTCCTTTCTATGCTCACATTACCACTCACATGGCAGAGATGACCATGTATGCTGATATCGTTCTGCCTGCAAAAATGCATATGTTTGAGCGCTACGGATTCTCTAAAAATAAACAGAATCTCCATGGTTACCTTAGCATTCATCAGCCTATGGTTAAGCCCTTAGGTGAAGCCAAAACCGATGAGACGGAGATTGTTTTCATGATCGCTCAGGCGCTGGCTAAAAAAGGGCATGACGCTCCCTTGAGATATTATCAGGAGAATTTCAAAGATCCTGAAACAGGAAAGATTCCCTCCACGCCCGAAGAGTTCGATCTTTTTTCTGTGAAGTATTTCACCCAGCCCATTTGGGACGGTAGCAGCAATGACAAGGGCGATTCTATTAATAGTTGGAAAGAGCTTTTAGAGAAGGGAGTCTGGAGCACCAAGCGCTACAGTATTGGCAAGAAGATTGACAATTTCAAAACCGAAACCAAAAAATTTGAGTTTTATAGCGAAACGCTCAAAAAAGTTTTAGAGGAGCATGTCGAGAAGAATAAGCTCTCTTCGATTGATGAGGCGATTGAAGCTTCTAATAATACCGCTAGGGGTGAGCGTGTCTTTGTGCCGCACTATGAGCCAAGCGTAAGATATGGCGATCCCAAAATCTATCCCCTCATTTTTGCGGAGCATCGCTCAAGACTCAATCGAGAAGGAAGAAGCCAAAATGCTCCTTGGTATTACGAGCACAAAGATGTGGATCCGGGTGATGAGATTGAGAAGGATGTGGCCAAGATTAATCCCGAAACAGCTAAACAGTTTGGAATCAAGACAGGTGATAGGATTCGTATCGTAGGCACTCAAGCCTCCATTGAGACCGAGGTGAAGCTCTGGGAGGGAATCAGACCTGGAATCGTCGTCAAATGCTATGGTCAAGGTCACTGGGCGTATGGAAGTGTGGCGAGCGAAAAGTTTGGAAGCAAGCCAAGAGGGACAAACAACAACGATATCCATATTCATGAATATGATCGCCTCAGTGGCTCAACCGCTCGGCATGGCGGCACAGCTCGTGTAAAAATTGAAAAGATTTAA
- a CDS encoding 4Fe-4S dicluster domain-containing protein: MAKNYAMVIDLNRCVGCGACDLACKSENNTPVGIHWSNHVVETTGVFPNVGFTYRPTLCNHCDDAPCVRACPTGAMYKDKESGMTLHNADKCIGCKSCMLADPYHVIYYNSKQPHYKWTTTKPTVMGMFSPKEMADKSGAPYPYFNVERGKTYEALRFKGLVEKCSFCDHRVKAGLMPHCVVSCPGDARIFGDLNDPKSSVSQLLAQYPAETLLPHKGTKAKVFYIRSYARA, encoded by the coding sequence ATGGCAAAAAATTATGCAATGGTCATAGACCTGAATCGATGCGTTGGATGTGGCGCCTGCGACTTGGCTTGTAAAAGCGAAAACAATACACCCGTGGGAATCCATTGGTCAAATCACGTGGTGGAGACCACAGGGGTTTTCCCTAATGTAGGCTTTACTTATAGACCCACTCTTTGTAATCACTGCGATGATGCTCCTTGTGTGAGGGCTTGTCCAACGGGAGCGATGTATAAAGATAAAGAGAGTGGCATGACGCTCCACAATGCTGATAAGTGCATTGGGTGCAAGAGCTGTATGTTGGCAGACCCCTATCACGTCATCTACTACAACTCCAAACAACCTCACTATAAGTGGACGACTACTAAGCCTACGGTAATGGGGATGTTTTCACCCAAGGAGATGGCGGATAAGTCAGGTGCTCCCTACCCATACTTTAACGTGGAGCGAGGTAAAACCTATGAGGCATTACGTTTTAAAGGCTTGGTGGAGAAGTGCAGTTTTTGTGATCATCGAGTCAAGGCAGGCCTCATGCCGCATTGCGTGGTCTCTTGTCCGGGAGATGCAAGAATCTTTGGCGATCTGAATGATCCCAAAAGTTCTGTGAGTCAGCTTTTGGCTCAATATCCTGCAGAGACGCTTCTTCCTCACAAAGGAACCAAAGCGAAAGTGTTCTATATCCGAAGTTATGCGAGGGCTTAA
- a CDS encoding ArsR/SmtB family transcription factor, whose translation MEKTKIQPKDYLRAISALNDETRVLILRFLQEYGESCVCDLELSLGMLQSRLSRHLKILMEAGYLEKERKGVWSHYYIAPQDWFREKALENIKMVDVKIPPQQKACPS comes from the coding sequence ATGGAAAAAACCAAAATTCAACCCAAAGACTATCTTCGAGCGATCTCTGCGCTCAATGATGAAACCCGAGTGCTTATCCTTCGATTCCTTCAAGAGTATGGTGAGAGTTGTGTTTGTGACCTTGAGCTCTCTTTGGGAATGCTTCAATCTAGGCTCTCTAGACACCTCAAGATTCTCATGGAAGCGGGCTACCTTGAAAAAGAGCGTAAAGGGGTCTGGTCACACTACTATATCGCGCCTCAGGATTGGTTTAGGGAGAAGGCTCTGGAGAATATCAAAATGGTGGATGTCAAGATTCCTCCCCAGCAAAAGGCTTGTCCTTCATAA
- a CDS encoding TetR/AcrR family transcriptional regulator yields MKKSELTPRAMARYDKILDAACEVFLEQGFEKASVNEIVKRAGGSLATLYKLFGNKENLFEAILERKSEAIFAELEEEAKASEEQDLESFLWRFGMKFFDMLAKCDSVAMVRILMAEGSRNEGKLGKIFYRHGPGKSEAILERFLRKEHIKGKIAIEDIALAAARFIFLVKEPFHFRSIALGHPMNLSLEERQRVVGEAIHIFLYGITKRSN; encoded by the coding sequence GTGAAAAAGAGCGAACTCACCCCAAGGGCTATGGCGCGATATGACAAAATATTGGATGCCGCGTGCGAGGTTTTCTTGGAGCAGGGGTTTGAAAAAGCCAGTGTCAATGAGATCGTAAAGCGTGCAGGAGGATCCTTGGCGACGCTTTACAAGCTTTTTGGCAACAAGGAGAATCTCTTTGAGGCGATTTTGGAGCGAAAATCTGAAGCGATTTTTGCCGAGCTCGAAGAGGAGGCCAAAGCCAGCGAGGAGCAAGATCTTGAGAGCTTTTTATGGCGCTTTGGAATGAAATTTTTTGATATGCTCGCCAAGTGTGATTCGGTGGCGATGGTTCGAATCTTGATGGCGGAGGGGAGTCGCAATGAAGGCAAGCTCGGGAAGATTTTCTATCGGCATGGGCCGGGAAAATCGGAGGCGATTTTGGAGCGATTCCTCCGCAAGGAGCACATAAAGGGCAAGATAGCTATCGAGGATATTGCCTTGGCGGCGGCGAGATTCATCTTTTTGGTCAAAGAGCCTTTTCACTTTCGCTCGATTGCGCTGGGTCATCCTATGAATTTGAGTCTTGAAGAGCGCCAAAGAGTCGTAGGAGAGGCAATTCATATCTTTTTGTATGGAATCACAAAACGTTCTAATTGA
- a CDS encoding efflux RND transporter periplasmic adaptor subunit, producing MPPSHVDVVSVKKGATAIPLEYPAKIKSIQQVEVRAKVSGTLLKKHYTEGALVKEGDLLFKIDPAKFQAAFNEASAQLGVREATLKQSEREWNRIKRLFDEKAVSEKERDDALAAYEMALANVASAKATLENARIDLGYTSITAPISGVAGMKAKDVGAYVNSSSTDSVVTTITQLDPIHVEFAIPDLERLKQAYSLREGTWKEAAQGALKATVLSKEGVVYSDKGRVDFTDSVIDETTGSVKARAIFSNSDRILLPGQFVRVRIEGLMRENSAIIPQEAVMQGAQGAFVYVVKEDKVAMKPIVIEQATSKGFIVSEGLDENDLVIVSNLKKIRPGAPVQVDRRD from the coding sequence ATGCCTCCTTCTCACGTGGATGTGGTGAGTGTGAAAAAAGGGGCTACAGCGATTCCGCTGGAGTATCCTGCGAAAATTAAAAGCATCCAGCAGGTTGAGGTGCGCGCTAAAGTGAGCGGAACCTTGCTAAAGAAACATTATACCGAGGGGGCACTCGTCAAAGAGGGGGACCTGCTCTTTAAGATTGACCCCGCGAAATTTCAAGCGGCTTTCAATGAGGCAAGCGCTCAGTTGGGCGTGCGCGAGGCAACGCTTAAGCAGAGTGAGCGTGAGTGGAATCGAATCAAGCGACTTTTTGATGAGAAGGCCGTGAGTGAGAAAGAGCGTGATGATGCGTTAGCCGCCTATGAGATGGCATTGGCGAATGTGGCAAGTGCTAAGGCAACGCTAGAAAATGCCCGAATCGATCTAGGTTACACCTCTATTACGGCTCCCATTAGCGGGGTGGCAGGGATGAAGGCCAAAGATGTGGGTGCTTATGTCAATAGCTCTAGCACGGATAGCGTGGTGACCACCATCACGCAGCTTGATCCTATTCATGTGGAGTTTGCGATTCCTGATCTTGAGCGCCTCAAGCAAGCCTACTCGCTTCGCGAAGGAACATGGAAAGAGGCCGCTCAAGGGGCGCTTAAAGCGACTGTCCTCTCCAAAGAGGGAGTGGTCTATTCCGATAAAGGAAGGGTTGATTTCACCGATAGCGTGATTGATGAGACCACAGGAAGCGTCAAAGCGCGAGCCATTTTTAGCAATAGCGATCGCATCCTTCTTCCAGGGCAATTTGTCCGTGTTCGAATTGAGGGCTTGATGCGCGAAAATAGCGCTATCATCCCCCAAGAAGCGGTGATGCAAGGAGCACAAGGAGCGTTTGTTTATGTGGTGAAAGAGGATAAGGTGGCGATGAAACCCATCGTGATTGAGCAAGCCACCTCCAAAGGTTTTATTGTGAGCGAAGGGCTAGATGAGAATGATCTTGTGATCGTGAGCAACCTCAAAAAGATTCGTCCTGGCGCTCCTGTGCAAGTCGATAGGAGAGATTAA